One Solirubrobacter pauli DNA segment encodes these proteins:
- a CDS encoding RNA polymerase sigma factor produces MRPRLRLLKRASDSLLVDAQEDPSAFSAFYDAYADRILRFIARRVLDPEVAFDLLSETFAKALERRMQFRGSSAAEEQAWLYAIARTELSHYWRSGRVERAALERFSVTIPPLSALEHDRIESLTGLNALEEPLLEAMRGLPDEQRRAVELRVVEDFSYTDLAAALGVSEPTARARVSRGLRALAVALPPPVHDDAVEEIA; encoded by the coding sequence GTGCGGCCCCGGCTTCGTCTCCTCAAACGAGCCTCGGACAGCCTGCTCGTCGACGCGCAGGAAGACCCGAGCGCTTTCTCCGCCTTCTACGACGCGTACGCGGATCGGATCCTGCGCTTCATCGCCCGGCGCGTGCTCGATCCCGAGGTCGCGTTCGACCTGCTGTCGGAGACGTTCGCCAAGGCGCTCGAGCGGCGGATGCAGTTCCGCGGGTCAAGCGCAGCCGAGGAGCAGGCCTGGCTGTATGCGATCGCCCGCACCGAGCTGTCCCATTACTGGCGGTCCGGACGGGTCGAGCGGGCGGCGCTCGAGCGCTTCAGCGTGACCATCCCGCCGCTGAGCGCGCTCGAGCACGACCGGATCGAGTCGCTGACCGGCCTCAACGCGCTCGAGGAGCCACTGCTCGAGGCGATGCGCGGCCTTCCCGACGAACAGCGTCGCGCAGTTGAGCTTCGTGTAGTGGAGGACTTTTCCTACACGGACTTGGCGGCGGCGTTGGGCGTCTCCGAGCCGACGGCACGCGCCCGCGTCTCCCGCGGCCTGCGGGCGTTGGCCGTGGCGCTGCCGCCGCCGGTCCACGACGACGCCGTGGAGGAGATCGCGTGA
- a CDS encoding M1 family aminopeptidase, whose protein sequence is MNGRFRRAGGASLVTLAVLAGAPAAHAAGVGVTQLSSLPAGASAGTLAGVVTNDTDHAATADVKVRVLRRRTGGALIGAAKVDVAAHATKRFLVGVKLPKLAKGTYYVAACAPQGGADAGELGCATSAADLKVKGGDPVQGRSATKAFEQQNGTARAKASQAADCGPGARTLSQPGNRVWPELGNGGYTSIHTDVVTVYDAVTNKFLPGNHVELTQKATQCLTEFSLDFDRKNNVSSTATTPGPDMTISSITIDGVPATFAHKQPTYAGDPKGWDDPDPLAHAASNTNPVSATNPNPPACAPINNQAASQGAQCGDTKLVITPAQPIASGATFKVVINYTGQPGIRSNPSLGSEGWFRNNSPVGDGAMVTNEPSGSMAWMPLNNQASVKPTYDVHSTVNYDPALAPEANRVFIGPGRLVSTVVNEPDANYPTGGSRTFNWHSAEPIASYLVENSVGHFDASQRMATAGDVIYYQYQSANITATRKASNKAIMDMQEDITHFQESVNGPFQFNANGIVVALPSASFEEEMQTKIVFVGGSIGSNAQTFSHENMHQWWGDAVSYAQPKYTFFKEGYADFSEYMFIARNAGLATGPEGSDAYKAAYEASIVSRFNSRYATTSTSFWNVAPNNPTTGNLFSTANTYTRPGLSYTALRAILGPENFSKASQQIQTDFRYGAITPEQEIAIFHRWMPNQSKGCANKLDAFFKQWWDTSYTGSPAAGNRPQITGPGLAGGGFYDSSGGCSDYGVDQPSNPGGTVAATLSLTLGTPASFGTFVPGTAAEYTTSTTANVISTAGDAALSVSDPGHLTNGAFSLPEPLRVALSKTSWTAPVSNDEVQVLFTQAIKANDALRTGAYTKTLTFTLSTTNP, encoded by the coding sequence ATGAATGGACGCTTCAGGCGCGCTGGGGGCGCGTCTTTAGTCACGCTGGCGGTACTCGCCGGCGCGCCGGCCGCGCACGCCGCCGGCGTCGGGGTCACGCAGCTCAGCTCGCTGCCCGCCGGTGCGAGCGCCGGCACGCTCGCCGGTGTCGTGACCAACGACACCGACCACGCCGCCACCGCCGACGTCAAGGTGCGCGTGCTGCGCCGCCGGACGGGCGGCGCGCTGATCGGCGCGGCCAAGGTGGACGTCGCCGCGCACGCCACCAAGCGCTTCCTGGTCGGCGTCAAGCTGCCCAAGCTCGCCAAGGGCACGTACTACGTCGCCGCCTGCGCGCCGCAGGGCGGAGCGGACGCCGGCGAGCTCGGCTGCGCCACCAGCGCCGCCGATCTGAAGGTCAAGGGCGGCGATCCTGTCCAGGGCAGGTCCGCCACGAAGGCGTTCGAGCAGCAGAACGGCACGGCGCGCGCCAAGGCGTCCCAGGCCGCCGACTGCGGGCCGGGCGCCCGCACGCTGTCCCAGCCGGGCAACCGCGTCTGGCCGGAGCTCGGCAACGGCGGCTACACGTCGATCCACACCGACGTCGTCACCGTCTACGACGCCGTCACGAACAAGTTCCTGCCGGGCAACCACGTCGAGCTGACCCAGAAGGCCACGCAGTGCCTGACGGAGTTCAGCCTCGACTTCGACCGCAAGAACAACGTCTCCTCCACGGCCACCACGCCGGGTCCGGACATGACGATCTCCTCGATCACGATCGACGGCGTCCCGGCGACGTTCGCGCACAAGCAGCCGACCTACGCGGGCGACCCGAAGGGCTGGGACGACCCGGACCCGCTCGCGCACGCCGCGTCGAACACCAACCCGGTCAGCGCGACGAACCCGAACCCGCCCGCGTGCGCGCCGATCAACAACCAGGCCGCGAGCCAGGGCGCGCAGTGCGGCGACACCAAGCTCGTGATCACGCCCGCACAGCCGATCGCCAGCGGAGCGACCTTCAAGGTCGTCATCAACTACACGGGCCAGCCGGGGATCCGCTCGAACCCGTCGCTCGGGAGCGAGGGGTGGTTCCGCAACAACAGCCCGGTCGGTGACGGCGCGATGGTCACCAACGAGCCGTCCGGCTCGATGGCCTGGATGCCGCTCAACAACCAGGCGTCGGTCAAGCCGACCTACGACGTGCACTCGACCGTCAACTACGACCCGGCGCTCGCACCGGAGGCCAACCGCGTCTTCATCGGCCCGGGCCGCCTGGTCAGCACCGTCGTCAACGAGCCCGACGCGAACTACCCCACCGGCGGCTCGCGCACGTTCAACTGGCACTCGGCCGAGCCGATCGCGTCCTACCTGGTGGAGAACAGCGTCGGCCACTTCGACGCGAGCCAGCGCATGGCGACCGCCGGCGACGTCATCTACTACCAGTACCAGTCGGCCAACATCACGGCCACGCGCAAGGCGTCCAACAAGGCCATCATGGACATGCAGGAGGACATCACCCACTTCCAGGAGTCGGTGAACGGCCCGTTCCAGTTCAACGCGAACGGCATCGTCGTCGCGCTGCCCAGCGCCTCCTTCGAGGAGGAGATGCAGACGAAGATCGTCTTCGTCGGCGGCTCGATCGGGTCCAACGCGCAGACCTTCAGCCACGAGAACATGCACCAGTGGTGGGGCGACGCGGTCAGCTACGCCCAGCCGAAGTACACGTTCTTCAAGGAGGGCTACGCGGACTTCTCGGAGTACATGTTCATCGCCCGCAACGCCGGCCTGGCCACCGGCCCGGAGGGCTCGGACGCCTACAAGGCGGCCTATGAGGCGAGCATCGTCAGCCGCTTCAACTCGCGCTACGCGACCACCTCGACGTCGTTCTGGAACGTCGCGCCGAACAACCCGACGACGGGCAACCTGTTCTCCACCGCGAACACGTACACGCGTCCGGGCCTCTCGTACACGGCCCTGCGCGCGATCCTCGGGCCGGAGAACTTCAGCAAGGCCAGCCAGCAGATCCAGACCGACTTCCGCTACGGCGCGATCACGCCGGAGCAGGAGATCGCGATCTTCCACCGTTGGATGCCGAACCAGTCCAAGGGCTGCGCGAACAAGCTCGACGCGTTCTTCAAGCAGTGGTGGGACACGTCGTACACGGGCTCGCCCGCGGCCGGCAACCGCCCGCAGATCACGGGCCCCGGGCTCGCCGGCGGCGGCTTCTACGACTCGAGCGGCGGCTGCTCGGACTACGGCGTCGACCAGCCCTCCAACCCGGGCGGCACCGTCGCGGCCACGCTGAGCCTGACGCTCGGCACGCCGGCGTCGTTCGGCACGTTCGTGCCGGGCACGGCGGCCGAGTACACGACGTCCACGACCGCCAACGTCATCTCGACGGCCGGCGACGCGGCGCTGTCGGTGTCCGATCCCGGCCACCTGACCAACGGGGCGTTCTCGCTGCCCGAGCCGCTGCGCGTGGCGCTCTCGAAGACGTCGTGGACGGCTCCGGTCTCCAACGACGAGGTGCAGGTGCTGTTCACCCAGGCCATCAAGGCCAACGACGCGCTGCGCACCGGCGCGTACACGAAGACGCTCACCTTCACGCTGAGCACGACGAACCCGTAA